In Dunckerocampus dactyliophorus isolate RoL2022-P2 chromosome 14, RoL_Ddac_1.1, whole genome shotgun sequence, one DNA window encodes the following:
- the si:ch1073-126c3.2 gene encoding uncharacterized protein si:ch1073-126c3.2 — translation MAALKTTAAWLCLLAVLPCSNQDQVPVKNCSSQLLEDLSADLQVALECSVSPSAKWSTQQTAALLLHMRNVTDVLHKHQQSECYGAEPVECPEPEVPKNGGLVCATLANRRYCKPLCNHGYDFAFIRRSRLFDECSEQTGYRWNSQYIGGNALAFCNEASIQVAGGKTAYFPKDNSCLATKTSDHKHSDIIQDFTEELKGLHLEADAQSLCLVCG, via the exons ATGGCGGCGCTAAAGACAACAGCGGCTTGGCTTTGCTTGCTAGCAG TGTTGCCATGCTCCAATCAGGATCAGGTTCCAGTGAAGAACTGCAGCTCTCAGCTCCTGGAGGACCTGTCAGCTGATCTTCAG gtggcactaGAGTGCAGCGTAAGCCCATCAGCTAAGTGGTCCACACAGCAGACGGCGGCACTGCTTCTCCACATGAGGAATGTGACGGATGTACTGCACAAGCATCAGCAGAGTG AATGTTATGGAGCAGAGCCCGTGGAATGCCCTGAGCCCGAGGTTCCCAAAAATGGAGGCTTGGTGTGCGCCACGCTGGCTAACAGGCGGTATTGCAAACCCCTGTGCAACCAC GGTTATGACTTTGCGTTTATCAGGAGAAGTCGCTTGTTTGATGAATGCAGCGAGCAGACGGGCTACAGATGGAACAGTCAGTACATCGGTGGAAACGCGCTGGCTTTTTGTAACG AAGCCTCTATCCAAGTAGCAGGAGGAAAGACGGCGTATTTTCCCAAAGACAACAGCTGCCTGGCCACCAAGACGAGCGACCACAAGCACAGTGACATCATCCAAGATTTTACTGAGGAGCTGAAGGGTCTCCACTTGGAGGCGGACGCACAATcgctctgtcttgtttgtgggTGA